A portion of the Streptomyces coeruleoprunus genome contains these proteins:
- a CDS encoding acyl-CoA synthetase — protein MEYNLADLFESVVDVVPDREALVHLDHPGTGAERRLTYARLDAAANRVGHHLLDAGIGPGEHVGLHLYNGVEYLQTVLGCLKARIVPVNVNYRYVEDELAYLYRDADLVGLVFDAEFSARVAAAAPRAGRLRHLVRVGTPQPDGVREPDCVAFTDAEAAGSPERGFPARSADDLFIIYTGGTTGMPKGVMWRQEDLFFAGLGGGAPTGEPVGRPEELAERVAAGGDGITFFPTPPLMHGTSTLTAFIGFHFGQRVVLHRGFAPREVLRTVERERVTSVSLVGDAMLRPLIDALNGPLKGTDLSSLFSVSSSGAVLSDAVRAEFTALAPHVTLLNNFGSSESGFNGTATDDAGAGSRFRLRVNARTRVVDPVTHAPVAVGEPGRLAQRGHVPLGYYNDPAKTAETFFRKDGERWVLLGDMATVDEDGVVTVLGRGSQCINTGGEKVYPEEVEQALKAHPDVYDALVAGVPDAVWGHRVAAVVQLREGAAPLSLGEVQGHCRVRLAGYKVPRQLVVTDRIRRSPSGKADYRWARAVAAGGGTADGPAGFRGPPPG, from the coding sequence GTGGAGTACAACCTTGCCGACCTGTTCGAGTCCGTCGTGGACGTGGTGCCGGACCGGGAGGCCCTGGTCCACCTCGACCACCCGGGGACGGGGGCCGAACGCCGGCTGACGTACGCACGGCTCGACGCCGCGGCGAACCGCGTCGGCCACCATCTGCTGGACGCGGGGATCGGGCCCGGGGAGCACGTGGGGCTGCACCTGTACAACGGGGTGGAGTACCTGCAGACCGTGCTGGGGTGCCTGAAGGCGCGGATCGTGCCGGTGAACGTCAACTACCGGTACGTCGAGGACGAGCTGGCGTACCTCTACCGGGACGCGGACCTCGTGGGTCTCGTCTTCGACGCGGAGTTCTCGGCGCGGGTCGCGGCGGCGGCGCCACGGGCGGGGCGCCTGCGGCACCTGGTGCGGGTGGGGACACCGCAACCGGACGGCGTGCGGGAGCCGGACTGCGTGGCGTTCACGGACGCGGAGGCGGCCGGGTCGCCGGAGCGGGGCTTCCCGGCACGCTCGGCGGACGACCTGTTCATCATCTACACCGGCGGCACGACGGGGATGCCCAAGGGCGTGATGTGGCGGCAGGAGGACCTGTTCTTCGCGGGGCTCGGCGGCGGCGCGCCGACCGGGGAGCCGGTCGGGCGGCCCGAGGAGCTGGCCGAGCGGGTCGCGGCGGGCGGCGACGGGATCACCTTCTTCCCCACTCCCCCGCTGATGCACGGCACGTCCACGCTGACCGCGTTCATCGGCTTCCACTTCGGGCAGCGGGTCGTGCTGCACCGGGGGTTCGCGCCGCGCGAGGTGCTGCGGACCGTGGAACGGGAACGCGTGACGAGCGTGTCCCTGGTCGGCGACGCGATGCTGCGGCCGCTGATCGACGCGCTGAACGGGCCGCTGAAGGGGACGGACCTGTCCTCGCTGTTCAGCGTGTCGTCGTCCGGGGCCGTCCTGTCGGACGCGGTGCGCGCCGAGTTCACGGCGCTGGCCCCGCACGTGACGCTGCTCAACAACTTCGGCTCGTCGGAGTCCGGGTTCAACGGGACCGCCACGGACGACGCGGGCGCGGGCAGCCGCTTCCGGCTGCGCGTGAACGCGCGGACGCGCGTCGTGGACCCCGTCACGCACGCGCCGGTCGCCGTGGGCGAGCCGGGCCGGCTCGCCCAGCGGGGCCATGTGCCGCTCGGCTACTACAACGACCCGGCGAAGACCGCGGAGACGTTCTTCCGCAAGGACGGCGAGCGGTGGGTGCTGCTCGGCGACATGGCGACGGTCGACGAGGACGGTGTGGTCACCGTGCTGGGCCGGGGTTCGCAGTGCATCAACACGGGCGGCGAGAAGGTGTACCCGGAGGAGGTCGAGCAGGCGCTGAAGGCGCACCCCGACGTGTACGACGCGCTGGTCGCGGGCGTGCCCGACGCGGTGTGGGGGCACCGGGTGGCCGCGGTGGTGCAGCTGCGGGAGGGCGCGGCCCCGCTGTCGCTGGGCGAGGTGCAGGGGCACTGCCGGGTGCGGCTCGCCGGGTACAAGGTGCCGCGGCAGCTGGTCGTCACGGACCGCATCCGCCGGTCACCGAGCGGCAAGGCCGACTACCGGTGGGCGCGGGCGGTGGCGGCCGGCGGGGGTACGGCGGACGGCCCGGCCGGCTTCCGGGGACCGCCCCCGGGCTGA
- a CDS encoding SRPBCC family protein produces MSAIKESIVIDRPPDEVFAYATDPSHIPEWQGSAVEAHLVGDAPPGVGSRVSVTRRVGRRTMPMTMEYTEFDPPRSWRVDGIDGPVRGHVHGTVEPLEGGRRSRLTLDLDFESHGLGKVLVPLVVRPQVRKEMPKNEQRLKDLLEGGTTTA; encoded by the coding sequence ATGTCCGCCATCAAGGAATCCATCGTGATCGACCGGCCTCCCGACGAGGTCTTCGCCTACGCCACGGACCCCTCGCACATCCCCGAGTGGCAGGGGAGCGCGGTCGAGGCCCACCTGGTCGGCGACGCGCCGCCGGGCGTCGGCTCCCGCGTCTCGGTGACCCGGCGTGTGGGGCGCCGCACCATGCCGATGACCATGGAGTACACCGAGTTCGACCCGCCGAGGAGCTGGCGGGTGGACGGCATCGACGGCCCGGTCCGCGGCCACGTCCACGGCACGGTCGAGCCGCTGGAGGGCGGCAGGCGCTCGCGCCTGACCCTGGACCTCGACTTCGAGTCCCACGGTCTGGGCAAGGTGCTCGTACCGCTGGTCGTGCGCCCCCAGGTCCGCAAGGAGATGCCGAAGAACGAGCAGCGGCTGAAGGACCTGCTGGAGGGCGGCACCACCACCGCATAG